Below is a window of Electrophorus electricus isolate fEleEle1 chromosome 1, fEleEle1.pri, whole genome shotgun sequence DNA.
AGGTCATATGTATAGCTTCTATCTCCCCTGAGGTCATAGTAACTGTTCTATCTCCCCTGAGGTCATAGTAACTGTTCTATCTCCCCTGAGGTCAATTTTAACTGTTCTATCTCCCCTGAGGTCATCACAACTGTTCTATCTCCCCTGAGGTCATCACAACTGTTCTATACTCCCCTGAAGTCATAGTAACTGTTCTATCTCCCCTGAGGTTATAGTAACTGTTCTATACTCCCCTGAGGTCATAGTAACTGTTCTATCTCCCCTGAGGTCAATTTTAACTGTTCTATCTCCCCTGAGGTCATAGTAACTGTTCTATCTCCCCTGAGGTCAATTTTAACTGTTCTATCTCCCCTGAGGTCATATGTATAGCTTCTATCTCCCCTGAGGTCATAGTAACTGTTCTATCTCCCCTGAGGTCATAGTAACTGTTCTATCTCCCCTGAGGTCAATTTTAACTGTTCTATCTCCCCTGAGGTCATCACAACTGTTCTATCTCCCCTGAGGTCATCACAACTGTTCTATACTCCCCTGAAGTCATAGTAACTGTTCTATCTCCCCTGAGGTTATAGTAACTGTTCTATACTCCCCTGAGGTCATAGTAACTGTTCTATCTCCCCTGAGGTCATAGTAACTGTTCTATCTCCCCTGAGGTCATAGTAACTGTTCTATCTCCCCTGAGGTCATAGTAACTGTTCTATCTCCCCTGTGGTCATAGTAACTGTCATATACGCCCCTGAAATCATAGTTATAGTCCACTATCTCCCCTGAGGTCATAGTTATAGTCCACTATCTCCCCTTAGATAACTGTAACTTTTAATGGCATGGGGTCACTggcttttatttctgtttgctaCAAAGTAAGATATGCATCATGGCAGAGAAATGGCAGAGACTGAATTCAACTGTAATCTAAGACATATCTGAAATTGAAttaaagaaaagacaaacagagaagcaGGAGAGGTGTGGGTGGTTTGATagaacagagatggagaggaggatAAGGAGGTTACCTTGAAGCAGGAGCTGTGACTGAAGATCTGAAGGTCTTCCAGAATCATCCTGCCTTCTCCAGTAATGCATTTACCACAAACCGTGCAGAGATCTCTTTTACTGACAGTCCTGCTGGACAGAGGACACAGTCAGGCTAGACTGAATAAGAAACACCCATCCATCAGTTTAACAGTGAGCAAGGACCAGTTGTTCCAAGCACAAGCTTGATCCTCTTCTGACCTGGTCGTAGTTGCCTGGGAAAGAGACGGAGTTGCAGCTGAGGAGTACATAGTTGGGGATAATGTTGGAGTCTGTCTGAGAGTCATGCTGTAAAAAGATGTAAAGAGATTATGTACGGTGgcctttaaacatttaaacagctGCCATTTTTTGCCTGCTTTAAATAACACTTGGCATTTAGCGGACGCTTTTAGCCAAAAgccttacaattatgactgaatacaactgcTGTTATAAAACAGTGGAATTATTAACTCACACACTGAATCAaccaaaaaatataataatttgttgCGCTGTGAGAGGCTCCATATATGAGAGAAGTTACAAGGTTAATGAATGGTTCGGGTAATATGGGTGAAACagttttttaatgaatgtataGATTAATAGTTTTTATTCATCTAATTTATcatcacaaatatttatgtatgtaatattGTGTTCGTTGATTTAAaacttatttattgtttatcatGTTAACTGATTgtgaacaaagaaaacattcatttattgtaaatattttctaAAGCTAACTGATGGACAGGGGAATTTTGGGAATGAAAAATACCTTTAATGTCCATCAGAGGCAGAAATATAAATTTTACTGGAAATGtatagaattttatttatttttgttttccagtaTTAATAATTGCAGCTTTTCAGTGTTGTTTAACAGTCTTACCCAGCGTCGTACTTTGATTGAGATGACCTGTAGCTCAGAATATTAGGAGGACTGCTTTGCTCACTGAGAGAGAGGTCAAGTGATTAATTAATGTGTTTGATTAATTAATGTGATTCCTACATTAATGTGATTGGTTAATTAAGGTGATTCATACATTACTGTGATTGGTTAATTTATGTGGTAGATTATTTCATGTGATTGACAGATTTAAGTCATTTGAATAGAGGTTTGATTAAACAAAGACTAAGcaatatgtgttttgtttgtaaattcaGTTGCATTGTTCATACATGCTGGGAATACTGGGTTAATATGTTATCAGACACATCTCACCTGACAGGACTGATATACACACCAGGAGAAAACAGATTATCATCAAAACTGTCCTGAGTATTActggagaaaaaacacacaagcacacacacacacatgcacgcacacacacacacacacacacacacacacacacacacacacacacacacacacacacacacacacacacacacacacacacacacacacacacgcacagtgtcCACTGTATTactagagaaaaaaacaatatatcatTAACAATATTAGGTTCATTCTTAACTGGAGAGGTTTTTCAATAAACATATTGAATGttagaaataaacaacaataattctttgaaataataaatattttttacctTGGAGTTTTCTTATTGTCATTGGCTGAGTTAAGGGTTGTTGCTGTTGTAATGGTCGTAGTTTTCAGCTCGGTATtgtcattgctgtgtgtgtaaaaccagATTTGAactcattattatttttctgaatCTGTGGACTCTGGTGAACACACTGGAGTTATTCTGGCTACAGTACCTTGGTCCCCAGCTCTTTGAGTAGGTCTCTGTTTTGGTTACAGGGGAAGGCAGAGTTTTTTCTGAGCTTGTGAATGTTGTGGTGGTGGATCTGTTTGGGTGACAGGAacctttataataataatgttaaaaatgctTTAATCCACTCTTTAAATCAGTGTGGGTTGTTGAATTTAATCAGGTGAGTTTCTTTTTACCTGCTTGAGGAAACTGTAGATGATCGAAGTTCAGAGGATGCAGTTTCACTCTCAGTGCTGTTATAAAACAGTGGAATTATTAACTCACACACTGAATCaaccaaaaatataataatttgttgCGCTGTGAGAGGCTCCGTATATGAGAGAAGTTACAAGGTTAATGAATGGTTCGGGTAATATGGGTGAAACagttttttaatgaatgtataGATTAATAGTTTTTATTCATCTAATTTATcatcacaaatatttatgtatgtaatattGTGTTCGTTGatttaaaatctatttattcTTTATCATGTTAACTGATTgtgaacaaagaaaacattcatttattgtaaatattttctaAAGCTAACTGATGGACAGGGGAATTTTGGGAATGAAAAATACCTTTAATGTCCATCAGAGGCAGAAATATAAATTTTACTGGAAATGtatagaattttatttatttttgttttccagtaTTAATAATTGCAGCTTTTCAGTGTTGTTTAACAGTCTTACCCAGCGTCGTACTTTGATTGAGATGACCTGTAGCTCAGAATATTAGGAGGACTGCTTTTCTGACTGAGAGAGAGGTCAAGTGATTAATTAATGTGTTTGATTAATTAATGTGATTCCTACATTAATGTGATTGGTTAATTAAGGTGATTCATACATTAATGTGATTGGTTAATTTATGTGGTAGATTATTTTATGTGATTGACAGATTTAAGTCATTTGAATAGAGGTTTGAATAAACAAAGACTAAGCAATATGGCTTTTGTTTGTAAATTCAATTGCATTGTTAATACATACTGGGAATACTGGGTTAATATGTTATCAGACACATCTCACCTGACAGGACTGATATACACACCAGGAGAAAACGGACTATCATAAAAACTGTCCTGAGTATTActggagaaaaaacacacaagcacacgcatgcacacacacacacacacacacacacacacatacacacacatacgcacacacacacacacacacacacacacacacacacacacacacacacacacacacacacacacacacacagtgtccacTGTATTActagagaaaaaatatatatattattaacaatattaggTTCATTCTTAACTGGAGAGGTTTTTCAATAAACATATTGAATGttagaaataaacaacaataattctttgaaacaataaatattttttacctTGGAGTTTTCTTATTGTCATTGGCTGAGTTAAGGGTTGTCACTGTTGTAATGGTCGTAGTTTTCAGCTCGGTATTGTCATTGCTATGTGTGTAAAACCAGATTTGAactcattattatttttctgaatCTGTGGACTCTGGTGAACACACTGGAGTTATTCTGGCTACAGTACCTTGGTCCCCAGCTCTTTGAGTAGGTCTCTGTTTTGGTTACAGGGGAAGGCAGAGTTTTTTCTGAGCTTGTGAATGTTGTGGTGGTGGATCTGTTTGGGTGACAGGAacctttataataataatgttaaaaatgctTTAATCCACTCTTTAAATCAGTGTGGGTTGTTGAATTTAATCAGGTGAGTTTCTTATTACCTGCTTGTGGTAACAGCAGTTGATGGGGCTTTAGAGGATGCAGTTTCACTCCCAGTGCTGTTATAAAACAGTGGAATTATTACTTGACACACTGATTCAACCACAAACATAATAATTTGTTGTGCTGTGAGAGGCTCCTTACATGAGAGAAGTAACAGGAGTAATGGATGGTTTGGGTGATAAGGTTGCATTGCtttcacaacagaaaacaaaacgtTATCTTGGTCTTTAAGAAATGCACAATTCTTTTGAAAACGTTTTACACAGGAGAGGTGAGTGACacttaaaaatgtgaaattagtAAACTGGCATTTTGTGAAGCTTTCTGCTCCAGTGAGAGTCACCCACTGATGTCTTTCTTAGGGGGCTCATTTGATACTTCTGGCAACTCACTCACAGATTTTTTAACAGGCATGAATCTTTGGTCACAATgacatataatacaatataatatcaacaatataatataacaaaatatatatcaatatatatcagcaatataaaaaaaaaaatcatagacAGTGATGTGCCTTAGACATTCACCTCCAAACTGGCAGGTTAAATCATAAACTGATTAAATGGAAATGCAACAGGATCATGTACAGTTACGTTAGAACCTCAGATGATATTTTACTTACGCTTTTTTGCTTGAATTTGCGCCTGAGAACACTCGAGCTGTAAAACTTTTTGACGGTGTTGTAGGAACAGGTTTCCTACAGTGGAAGAGTAAAACATTAGCACTTCCAACTGCAGGGGAGGTTTTTCAAATAGAGCAGTGCTGTGGTGTCGTACTTGGGAGCAACCGGAGGTTTGCTGGGAACGGTACTGGCAGGTCTTGTGGCTGTAGGCACAGAGCTTTTCGTAGTCGTTGAATTCCTTATGGAGGTGAAAATTAATAACACCAAAATGATGAATAAGAATGAAGAAACTGTAGAAATCAGAATGTAAATAAGAGTGACATATAAATAAGAATTCAAAAGGTTTAGTGTGAGCACCAGACCAACCTGCTTTCGTTTGTCTGCTGGGTGGCACCAAACCTGCCAGGATGAGTGTTATAGATAATTACTGATCATCGCAGAAGACATTTTCACTGCTGTGTCAGTCCTGAATAAAACTATGTGCTGTTTAATTGTTGTTAAAGTGTTGCTGACCAACAAATGCATTTACCTCTTAACCAGGGAGCCAACAGAGGTACTGGGCCTTACTGGGTCAACCTGGCTGGAATTCCCCAGTACTCCACTGACAGAAAGGAATAGCAGCaagaaggaaaataaagaaattcatttttcattttttaaagttttttttttttttccagtatgaGCTATAGTTTCATAATTACTGTCTTTTTCTACCTTTCACTGTCGGCCTGTGTTTTGGAGCCATCGAGGTCACCTCTGCCGTAGTTGGTATCCACACTGCAAATTCACATCCTGcattaaatgtgtatatatgtgtgaagtTGGAGGACTTTGTGTGCATGGGGGTGTCATACTCCACTGGGTcatcctcctctgtctgtctgatccaGCTGTTGTCTTTCAGCAGAGCTGTTCTCTGCTTGGAAGCTTCTCCAGTAGTTTTGCTGGGACTCACACCTGCAAAACAGTGAATGTGCGAATATAACGACACTCAtcatcaacacatacacacgaacacTGTCCTAGCACATAcagattattttttaattcaagATTTACGTATGTACagtatactattactattaaaaaagtaaaaattatagCATATATCGATGTTACAggtttataattttaaaaaagcctttaACAAAGAAAGTCTAACCAGGTTTTGGAGGCTGACGGGTCATGTTGGAAGACATGCTGCAACAGTCCAAGAGTCAGTTGAGCTGTTGGTTCACAGGTTTTGAAACAACAAAAGAATACACAATGGAATTCACAAGCaacatgtttttacatgtcacCTAAAAATGTCGCCTAAACAAGCATTTAAATGAAGGTGGAAAGATGATGCTTAATCAGTCATTTTGTAAACTATTTTCATGAAGTCAGGCTAAACCATTAAAAGCTCATTTGTTAACACCTGGTGAGAGGTGAGGGGGTACTTTCATTTGGAGACCAATACCAGAGATTATGTAGATACGTTCCTAAAAAAGTTTCAAATACCtcacaaaattatatattacatacaatatattacatattttacaatattgcCTACAATGCTAAATTTGTAAAACTGTACATAGATGTGATGGTGAAGTTGAAACATTCAATAAAAACTCATCaccaaagtattttttttattattaataacttAAGAATCGCGAAAATGTCACTAACAGAGAGGGTTCCTCCATGACTAATAGAGAGAGTTCCTCCAtaactaacagagagagagagttcctccATAACTAACAGAGTTCCTTCATGactagcagagagagagttcctccataactaacagagagagagttcctccatgactaacagagagagggttcctccatgaataacagagagagggttcctccataactaacagagagagagttcctccatgactaacagagagagggttcctccataactaacagacagagggttcctccataactaacAGAGAGAGGGTTCCTCCATGACTAGCAAAGAGAGAGTTCCTCCATAACTAACAGAGTTCCTTCATGACTAGCAGAGAGGGTTCCTCCATGACTAGCAGAGAGAGggttcctccataactaacagagagagagttcctccataactaacagacagagggttcctccataactaacagagagagggttcctccataactaacAGAGTTCCTTCATGACTAGCAGAGAGggttcctccataactaacAGAGTTCCTTCATGACTAGCAGAGAGggttcctccataactaacagacagagggttcctccataactaacagagagagggttcctccataactaacAGAGTTCCTTCATGACTAGCAGAGAGggttcctccataactaacAGAGTTCCTTCATGACTAGCAGAGAGGGTTCCTCCATGactagcagagagagagttcctccatgactagcagagagagagttcctCCATAACTAACAGAGTTCCTTCATGACTAGCAGAGAGggttcctccataactaacagacagagggttcctccataactaacagagagagagttcctccataactaacagacagagggttcctccataactaacagagagagggttcctccataactaacAGAGTTCCTTCATGACTAGCAGAGAGGGTTCCTCCATAACTAGCAGAGTTCCTTCATGACTAGCAGAGAGGGTTCCTCCATGactagcagagagagagttcctccataactaacagagagagagttcctcCATAACTAACAGAGTTCCTTCATGACTAGCAGAGAGggttcctccataactaacagacagagggttcctccataactaacagagagagggttcctccataactaacAGAGTTCCTTCATGACTAGCAGAGAGggttcctccataactaacAGAGTTCCTTCATGACTAGCAGAGAGGGTTCCTCCATGactagcagagagagagttcctccatgactagcagagagagagttcctCCATAACTAACAGAGTTCCTTCATGACTAGCAGAGAGggttcctccataactaacagacagagggttcctccataactaacagagagagagttcctccatgactaacagagagagagttcctccataactaacagagagagagttcctccatgactaacagagagagggttcctccataactaacAGAGTTCCTTCATGACTAGCAGAGAGggttcctccataactaacagagagagggttcctccataactaacagacagagggttcctccataactaacagagagagagttcctccgtaactaacagagagagagttcctccatgactaacagagagagggttcctccataactaacAGAGTTCCTTCATGACTAGCAGAGAGggttcctccataactaacagagagagggttcctccataactaacagacagagggttcctccataactaacagagagagggttcctccatgactaacagagagagggttcctccataactaacAGAGAGAACCTCCATAACTTTGAGTTTGCTAACAGAATTCTGCTGGCAGCCTTGAAGCTGCTGAGCGTCTCTGAGATTCGTATGTccttctttgctctctctcacagttGTCAATCTGGGTACTGCAGGTCCTGTTATGAAACAAACAGTATAAAAGAAAGATATTTCTGCCTGTGGGGCACCAGGCCTTTGTGTGAAGCGAAGTTGCAGAGGACGCAACTGGCTAGccaatgtttattttgtctgcTATTAAGGATAAATGATACTGACAGTAACCTTTATTAGCTGAAAGCACATCCTTTTTACACAACATTTGATTTGACATCATGAACGTGATGCCGTTGGTATTTTGCAGTAATTATcatatttttgttcttgtcACACCCATTGTCGtcttgttcatgttttctgGGTGTAACCTGCTACAACCTGTCCGTAGGAAACGGGAGACACC
It encodes the following:
- the LOC113582605 gene encoding sciellin, with the translated sequence MPVKKSVSELPEVSNEPPKKDISGSTTTTFTSSEKTLPSPVTKTETYSKSWGPSNDNTELKTTTITTVTTLNSANDNKKTPSNTQDSFYDSPFSPGVYISPVSQKSSPPNILSYRSSQSKYDAGTESETASSELRSSTVSSSRSTTTTFTSSEKTLPSPVTKTETYSKSWGPSNDNTELKTTTITTATTLNSANDNKKTPSNTQDSFDDNLFSPGVYISPVSEQSSPPNILSYRSSQSKYDAGMTLRQTPTLSPTMYSSAATPSLSQATTTRTVSKRDLCTVCGKCITGEGRMILEDLQIFSHSSCFKCELCRISLGALEAGDSLWVYKGMVHCDNCYKKTKAQWFR